The Chitinophaga niabensis genome segment TTTGTTCCCTGTATTATGATATTTACACCCGGCAAAGGCTGACCGGTGACAGAACGAATAATGCCATGCACAGGGATGAATGCAGGGATGGAACTTTCAGCGGCCGGAGTAGGTTGTTTAACCGGCATCGCAGAGCGTTTCCGGGAAACAAGGATAGTTTTGCCTTCAATTACAAATTCCACAGGCTGATCTTTAAAGACCGTTTCTAACAGGTCCCGCAAGGGCAGATCACGGACAGAGAGAGACACCGGCCTGGTATCAGCAAGCACTCCTTTCTGATTAAACAGCACATAGCCGGTTTGTTTTTTAATGGCAGTAAAAACTTGTTTTAAACTTAAGTCCCTGCCGGAAATAGTAACATTCTGCGCCCTGACGGCAGCATGAGCATGAATAAAAGCAATGGTTAATAAAAAGACAGTTAATCGCATAACCCTCATGATTTTGGTAAGCGTACGCCATTCCCCCGGGCGCATAGGTGCCCAATAGCATTTTTTTTGCATAAATTGCAGCAGATTTGGTTGTTAATAAATTGGTTGTAAGACCGTTTTTGATCAATTGGATCTATGTACCGTTGCAGCTAGTCCCTGTAACGGTTTTTTATTCATATACTATTAATTTTCTACCCTCTATACGAAAATGCAGTTCTGTTTTTCCGAGCATTACCAATAAACCATTTAACGAAACGTCCTTAGTCATTTCCCCTTCAAATTCAATATCAGGAATGCCTTTTTCATACACTACTTCAATATCATACCAACGTTCCAACTGGCGCATGATCTCAGCGAGAGAAGTTCCTTCGAAGTGGAACAAGCCATTCTTCCAGGCGATGACTTTATCTATATTGGCATTTTCAATGACTTTTATACCGGATGCACCTGTTATTTGTGCCTGCTGGCCGGGTTGAAGGATCACATTCCCTGATGTTGTTCCATATTGTGCAACACGCACAGATCCTTCCAGCAATGTGGTAGCAATGGCATTCTCATTTTTATAGGCATTCACGTTAAAATGTGTGCCCAGTACCTGGATCCCGGCTTTATTGTTTACGCTCACCATAAATGGCATTTGCGCGTTCTTCGCTACTTCAAAATAAGCTTCGCCGGTAATTTCCACTTCCCTTTCCTTACCGGCAAATGCCGTAGGGTACCGGAGCGAACTGGCTGCATTTAACCATACCCGTGTTCCATCCGGAAGGGTCACCTGGAATTGCCTGCCTTTAGGAGTCGATATCGTATTAAATACAATCTCTCCCGATGCGTTTTCAGCAGGATCATAGGCAAGTTGGCCATTCATTAATACGATACTGGCACCGTTCTGTTTAGCAACCACCCCATTGCCCAGGCTGTCCAGCACTACCTGGGAGCCATCAGCCAGTGTGAGAATGGCGCCTTGTTTGCCAGGTGATATCACCGTGGCTATAGCAGGCTGGGGCATATTTTTCTTTTGGGTAGTCCGGAAGTAAGCACCT includes the following:
- a CDS encoding FecR family protein, producing the protein MDNTRIYYLAGQYLKKSLTETEQAEFQHLLHDPEHQEAFQTAFEEMAGELDMNIAQDKDLLPLLERSLNSDRVQHRIRFLPRRRLSWAAASIILLLAAGAYFRTTQKKNMPQPAIATVISPGKQGAILTLADGSQVVLDSLGNGVVAKQNGASIVLMNGQLAYDPAENASGEIVFNTISTPKGRQFQVTLPDGTRVWLNAASSLRYPTAFAGKEREVEITGEAYFEVAKNAQMPFMVSVNNKAGIQVLGTHFNVNAYKNENAIATTLLEGSVRVAQYGTTSGNVILQPGQQAQITGASGIKVIENANIDKVIAWKNGLFHFEGTSLAEIMRQLERWYDIEVVYEKGIPDIEFEGEMTKDVSLNGLLVMLGKTELHFRIEGRKLIVYE